One window of Pseudomonadota bacterium genomic DNA carries:
- the ytfE gene encoding iron-sulfur cluster repair protein YtfE produces MSEPQATLEHLVTTQPAAAKVFLRYGLDFCCHGRRPLDEACAEAGVDPAVVRAELAQMEAGPEAEVDWRVRPLDALIDHILDRYHAALRRDVPALIALARRVEQVHADKPSCPRGLVEHLESIGAAVESHLAKEEQILFPLIRAGRGATAHMPMKVMMLEHEDHGENLRRTRALTNDLVAPPEACASWRELYRGLARLEADLMRHIHLENYVLFPRAAEEASHE; encoded by the coding sequence ATGAGCGAACCCCAAGCGACCCTGGAGCACCTCGTGACGACACAACCGGCCGCAGCAAAGGTCTTCCTCCGCTACGGGCTCGACTTCTGCTGCCACGGACGTAGACCGCTCGACGAGGCGTGCGCCGAGGCGGGGGTCGATCCCGCCGTGGTTCGCGCCGAGCTCGCGCAGATGGAGGCGGGACCGGAGGCGGAGGTCGACTGGCGCGTCCGTCCGCTCGACGCCCTGATCGACCACATCCTCGACCGGTACCACGCTGCCCTGCGCCGTGACGTGCCGGCGCTGATCGCGCTGGCGCGCCGGGTGGAGCAGGTGCACGCCGACAAGCCGTCGTGCCCGCGCGGCCTGGTGGAGCACCTCGAGTCGATCGGCGCCGCCGTCGAGAGCCACCTCGCGAAGGAGGAGCAGATCCTGTTCCCGCTCATCCGCGCCGGGCGCGGCGCCACGGCGCACATGCCGATGAAGGTGATGATGCTCGAGCACGAGGACCACGGCGAGAACCTGCGCCGCACGCGCGCGCTCACGAACGACCTCGTCGCGCCTCCCGAGGCGTGCGCGAGCTGGCGCGAGCTGTACCGCGGCCTCGCGCGGCTCGAGGCCGACCTGATGCGGCATATCCACCTCGAGAACTACGTCCTGTTCCCCCGCGCCGCCGAGGAGGCGAGCCATGAGTGA